CCgactattgatttgtttttgaTTCAGTTTGTTCTTTTGGATTCGTCATTTGTTTTTGTCCCGTAGTAGCCTATGTCGTGAATATACGGACGCCAAAAGGACAGTCAGGTTGGTGTGTATCTGGCAACCCGCTCTCCAGACAAAGGACCCCGGTCATTTATTGTGAAACGACCAACAACGACGACCGTCGCCGGGGGACTGAACGCAGTCAGTCGTTAAACGATACTTTATACTTTAAAGTACCACGATAATGATTCACCACGACTTTTGTCACACGTTTAGAACGCCGACAAGTCATTTATTTAAACTTTGAACTTGGTggttttaacagtttttttttcctgtttcTAACGTAGGCTATCTAAATTAATACACTAAATGTGAGTGAAACGGCGTCTTGTCGTGTGTAAAAATGATTGTTCAGAACACCATTTAGATATCGTTGGCCGGGCCATGGTCCAGTTGTAAGCACACAGCTAGAGTGAAACACCTGTCGTTGACGCTTACCGAGAACGAGGCACAGTAACGGTTACCGAGAACGAACTCTTGACTCTATAAGGACGGTGTTCCGAGGTGACCAgcctagttttttttttgtgtaactGGTAGGATTGcagtaccccgacccccccaaaacacagacacacgcttcCGCCTggaaaccctaaccctcctgccAGATGCGATGTGTGTGGTTGGTTTTTGGGTCTGGCAGGATGTTGAATCATCAGTGATCCcaactgagaggagggagggggggtggatagatggagagagggaggtgggggagacagagatggagacagggagattAAGAGGGTTagagtggggagtgtgtgtgttttgatgtaTGTGTTGCTAGATGCTGTAtaagaggtgtgtgtctgtgtcttctcTGGCTAGCAAGGATCTGTGACTGAGCGGGacagctgtgaggtgtgtgtgtgtcttaatgattgtgtttgtgtgcattgtagtgagtttttcctgggaatttttccttgtcttccttgagggtttaggttggttgatgTGCAGTTTTacggcgtatgtgaagcctgtgacattgcttgtaaaaagggctgtacAAGTAAATTTGATTAGATTTTCATCAGTGTCACTGTGTGTTGGGGTAACTGTGTGTGCAGTTAATGTTAGCAAGGgtggtgtatatatatgtgagtgtgtgtgtggtatacctTGATTGATtgatgtatacctgtgtgtgtgcgcagcatGCCCTCTGTGATGGAGCGGTCGACCGGGGTCCTGTCCAGGAGCAGGGCCAAAACCATCACCAACGGCAAACAGCCTGCactcagaggaggagagcagtgaTGAGGAGCATGGCTcacggtaaacacacacacacacacactcctcctcttcctgctccctctctcctctccttcccccccccccctcccccctccctgtcccccctccctctccccctccctccctcccctcctacactcctgtcttcatcctcttctctctctctctctgtgtctctccgctcttcctcctccttatctccctccctctctgcctaatCACAGCAGTCTCCCTGcttatcttcctctctccctcctccaccctcctcttctcatcctccatctctccgtcgCCTCTCTGTATAAATGCTCTCTATTCTGTaccttgtctctctgcctcgctgAATAACCTGAagtagctctctctctgtgtctctctctctctctctctctctctctctctctctctctctctctctctctctctctctctctctctctctctctctcctctctctgtctctctctctctctgtctctctcctctctctctctctctctctctctctctctctctctgctctctctctctctctctctctctctctctctctctctctctcttctctctctctctctctctgttctctctgtctctctgtctctctgtctctctctctctctctctctgtctctgtctctgtctcctgtctctgtctctctctctctctgtctctctctctccagacagtaTGATCCGTTGTAGGAGGAGACTACCAGGCACAGATACCAGAGTTCAGaccaggtgagagaggaggggggagagagggagggagaagaggggctggaggggggggaggagggagggagaagagtggggctggagggggggagggaaaggaggagaggggctggaggggggaaggaggcagTTTATCATGACAGCAGTGGTAGAAAGATGGAAGCCATGTGGAtgtttgacgtgtgtgtgtacgtgtgtgtacagacAACCCTGCTCGCTACAGTGAGAAGGACCACAGGAGTATGCTGGTGTGGTGTCCAAACAGTCTGGTGTCTGATGCCATGTGtaagtatgcacacacacacacactcactcacacacacacacacaccacacacacacacacaccacacacactcacactcacactcacacacacacacacacacacacacacactcacacacacacacactcccttctctctttctctctaccccctctctttcctcctctccccgtctctctctcattattctCTGTTATCTGGTTGATATTCGACCTTGAAAATATGTCTATATTGCTGCTGAATTGGAGCAAttcaagtctctctctcctgcctgctctctcACTTCTTTCTTAGTGGATGAGTATATTCGCATGGCGAAGGAGAAGCACGGTTACAACATGGAACAGGGTAAACCAGCACTTCACTTCTGGATTGACACTTAAAAATGGACATGACTGCACACAGGGAAACTAGTCTGGTTGAAtttatttccctccctccctccctccagtctctGGGCATGCTGCTGTGGCACCACCACGATGTGGAGCGTTCTCTGGCTGACCTGGCTAACTTCACGCCCCTTCCAGAGGAGTGGAGCGTGGAGGACAGGGTGCTGTTTGAGCAGGCTTTCTCCTTCCACGGGAAGAGCTTCCACCGCATCCAGCAGATGGtgagacactctcacacacacacacacacactcataaacacatatacacactcatatacacagatacacacacacacacacactcataaaacacatatacacactcatatacacagatacacacacacacacacactcataaacacatatacacactcatatacacagatacacacacacatacacacacacactctcatacacacagacacactcacacacacacacacacacacatacacgtatacacacacacacacactcagacagagacctcacacatacaccatccatggagacacacttacacacgcacgctattaatcaaaaatgtgtgtgtgtgtgtagctgccaGACAAGCTGATCTCCAGCCTGGTGAAGTATTACTACAGCTGGAAGaagaccagaaccagaaccagtgtGATGGACAGACAAGCCAGAGACTGgtccacaagagagagagagaggacaggtgagactggtccacaagagagagagagaggacaggtgagactggtccacaagagagagagagagagaggacaggtgagactggtccacaaagagagagagagagagaggacaggtgagactggtccacaagagagagagagaggacaggtgagactggtcccacaagagagagagagagagagaggacaggtgagactggtcccacaagagagagagagagagaggacaggttgAGACTGgttcacaagagagagagagagagagaggacaggtgagactggtccacaagagagagagagagagagggacaggtgagactggtccacaagagagagagagagagagaggacaggtgagactggtccacaagagagagagagagaggacagggtgatgagagagatgatgacagggtgatgagagagagagagagagagagaggatgacagggtgatgagagagagagggaggatgacagGGTGATGAAAGAGATGATGAcagggtgatgagagagagatgatgacagggtgatgagagagagagagagagagagagaggatgacagggtgatgagagagagagagagagagagagacagggtgaagagagaggatgacagggtgatgagagagagagagagagagagagagagagaggatgacagggtgaagagagagaggatgacagggtgatgagagagaggatgacagggtgatgagagagagagatgatgacagggtgatgaaagagagaggatgacagggtgatgaaagagaggatgacagggtgatgaaagagagagagaggatgacagggtgatgagagagaggatgacagggTGATGAGAGTCCAGGAAAGAAGAAAGCTTCATCCTTTCATCCTGCTGTCTCCATAGCAACGATGAAGTAGAGGAAGGCGACCCtggcagtgacagtgactttgaGATCGACACCAAGAAAGAGGTGAGCTgtgagtctggtgtgtgtgtgtgtatcgtgtttgtgtgtgtgtatctggtgtgtatgtatctggtgtgtatctggtatgtgtgtgtgtatctggtgtgagtgtgtgtgtatctggtgtgtgtgtgtatctggtgtgtgtgtgcgtgtatctggtgtgtatcttgtgtgtgagtgtgtgtgtgtatctggtgtgtatcttgtgtgtgagtgtgtgtgtgtatctggtgtgtatcttgtgtgtgagtgtgtgtgtgtgtatcttgtgtgtgtgtgtgtgtgtatctggtgtgtgtgtgtgtgtgtatctggtgtgtatcttgtgtgtgtgtgtatctggtgtgtatcttgtgtgtatctggtgtgtatcttgtgtgtgtgtgtatctggtgtgtatcttgtgtgtgagtgtgtgtgtgtatctggtgtgtatcttgtgtgtgagtgtgtgtgtgtatctggtgtgtatcttgtgtgtgagtgtgtgtgtgtatctggtgtgtatcttgtgtgtgagtgtgtgtgtgtatctggtgtgtatcttgtgtgtgagtgtgtgtgtatctggtgtgtatcttgtgtgtgagtgtgtgtgtgtatcttgtgtgtgagtgtgtgtgtgtatctggtgtgtatcttgtgtgtgagtgtgtgtgtgtatcttgtgtgtgagtgtgtgtgtgtatctggtgtgtatcttgtgtgtgagtgtgtgtgtgtatctggtgtgtatcttgtgtgtgagtgtgtgtgtgtatctggtgtgtatcttgtgtgtgagtgtgtgtgtatctgactgtccccccccccccccaggtgttgAAGCAGAGCTCGGCTGTGCCGCGGGGCTCGGGCCTGGTCAGGAAGGAAAGCCTGGGGGCCCAGTACCGACACCACCCCCTGCGGGCACGCCGGAGGCCCCCCAAGGGCATGTACCTGGCCCAGGAAGACATCatggccctgtcctcctccacagACACCGGGCCCTTCTCCCTGCGTCAGCTGGACACACACTTGGTGTCCCTGAAGAGacaggtgaaacacacacaccagaacacacacacttgaacacacactctccgGTCTCAATCCCGTTCAACATTGAAATATGGATGAATTAATGAATACAGAATGTAATTGgtttttctcttcccctctcattctccctctctcctcctccctcccccctccctctctcctcctccctccccgcccctcttcctccccctccctctctcctcctccctccccgcccctcttcctcccccctccccccaggtccagagTATCAAGCAGAACAACAGCTTTGTGAAGCACAGTATGGCTGAAGGCATAGACTCCCTGAGACCCACAGAGGTaacatcttcctctctccccctctctctttctccctctctcacccacctGCACCatcgctctctttttctttatctggttcacttcctctccctcctggttctgtcatccctctgcccccccctcccctcccccctccccagttcCTTTCATGTTTCCCTTTATACTCCGTCtgaatcctcctctctctctctctctctctctctctctctctctcatccctctcttctcagcCTGCTCCGAAGATGACATCACGTTGGACCACTGAAGAGCAGCTACTTGCTGTGCAaggtaagtacacacacacacacactggctcatacacacacacagacagctggttaacccctccctctccctcagccatCCGTCGCTATGGTAAGGACTTTGTTGCCATAGCGGAGGTGATAGGCAACAAGACGGTTGCCCAGGTGAGCAGCTTCTTCGTTAGTTACCGTCGCCGCTTCAACCTGGACGAGGTGCTGGGAGAGTGGCAGGCCGAACAGGAAGTACCCAGCGCCCAGGGGAACCCTGGGAAACGTAGGCCCCAGGAGGTGAAGGAgcccggaggaggagaggaggtaggaagggatggagggatgagatggagaagtggattcttgtgtgtgtggttttaatcctttttctttccctctcccccctcctccccccctcctctccttccacagGTGAAGATGGAGGAGTCTCCCCCGCCAGACTccgactccccctctcccccctcctccacccacaccccgccccctctctcccagcccccccctctactccgcccagcccccccctccgccccccccagcctgctccgccagcccccccccctccagacccgCCCCCTGCAGagtcgcccccctccccccctcatccgGCCCGCGGGCTCCCAGCAGCAGGGGGGCACTGTGAGGGGGGctagcacctcctctctctcctcctccatccctccatcactggtTGGCCTCAAGGTGGAGCAGCCCAGCTCACActgatccccctccctcccccccctctctctctcccccccccccccctccctctcccgtctTCTCCATGCCTGCTCACTTATCTCCTTCCactgctctcttctccctctctctctcctccctccctctccctctctctcctccctctctctctctcccccgtcttcCTCTCACCCGTTCACCCCTCTCTTCAAGTCTCCTGGACCCAGGACTGAAGGACACACTTGTGAGCTGGCACACGGCTGTATCCATAGCAACTGTCGTGTGAGACACAGCAGGGTGCATCAGTTCGAGATGGGaattctgcccctccctccccaggtgaAGAGGAATATGGGAGGCAAACACTGGGTTGTCGTGGTGATGAATGCTGCCATGACAACAGACACCCTCCcgcgtccacacacagacaacacctactgagtaccccccccccctcatctccatgGCAACTGTGGAACATCTGGAATGCggatgagagacacagaggcatCAAGTTATGGAATCCTCATTATCAGGAAGAACCATGTAATTCTAGAACCAATTGAGAGAATCTTTCCTTTGACCCTAGTGAGCACCCTTAGATAGGTAGCTAGTGTGCAAGTAGCTAGTGTGTAAGTATGCTTCTTATTGACCAAGCACTAAAGAATTTACTCTAAATACTTGACTTTTTGGTTTCTCACACAAATGTTGCAAATCGGCCGCTAAACTCCACCCTTTAGGGTTTAGATGTAGAGCTTGGTATGTAGGGCTTAGTGGTTGATTTAGAATAAGGGCCCTGTTCCAATATGTAAAAAGGGAAAAGCAAAGTAGAGCTCTTTTTGGATTGAAACTCGGCCCAGGTAAGAAAACAGTTTGTGTGaagctgtttttgttgttttactgCTTGAAGAAACTGTTCCAGTAACCTTGACTGTGAAAAACTTACTGTTCGCCCAAAATCCTGTTTTTGTGTGAGAATTGTTTACTTGAACTGAAACTTTCTTTTTTGAATAAAGAGACTAAACCTGTGTTTATAAATTCCAGAAACCATCATCTCTTCCATCCTCCTCTTtctacccctccatccccccctttcATTTCCACCCTCTCTCACAAACCAACACCAAGACAGTAAGTCCATCAACCTGGTCTAAATTCAACCAGTTAACAatttaatgtttgttttttttatatcacCATTGTAATTTCATTTATCATTTAATCTCGgcacaaaaaaaatacatttggggGTTCTCCCCTCATTCACACCTAAATCGTCCAATTTGCAGCTAAGAAAACAAACCTGAAATATAATAAAACAGCAATAATCTTCATTTACCCAGCACCTTAAAACAATGATCCAAACGTGTATAAACACAAAGTTATGACATTATACAAACTGAAAACATGACACCATAGCAATCAAGTGTGCAGGTGACAGCATGTTTGTAGGTGTTTACTCACCTCAcccatctccccctcacctcccccataCCAACGCAATCAAAATGAGAAAGGAAAgggtaggagagggaggagaggagagggaggagaggagggagagaggagggaggaagcatGCATCTGATGTGTAAAATGAACACTTGAAACGTCAATTTCTTTCCCCCATCttgcgtacacacatacacacacacgtcttgcacacacacagacaccttgtcttgcacacacacacacactttttgagGACATGAGTTTTGGCTTTGTCTTCAAGGGGATGCAgtgttcctctccctctcatcctcccctctcactctacTGTTGGCAACtcatagggggagggggggggagttgatATGGAAATCTGTCGACTCAAAGTGTGCTAAGCTTTTGGCTCTACTGTCATTTCCAGTGATCAGTTTTACTATaacacatttttttaaaagatttatgtttttttaattatatAAACTTGACAACAGCCCAGCCTGGAGTCTTTCTGTTGTCTTGGTAACTGGTTCTGTTTAGAACCCAGAGAACTTTGGGTCTGTGTTCTGGTTCAACATTCTACATTCCAGGGCATGGATtcgaacccccccacccccagaacaagacatgatgggggggggggggaggagaagagtgaAAAACATAAAATCAAAGTGTTTATTTTAATCAATAAACGTAAATGTTGATCATTCGTAAGGTGACACAACAGcaataaaaataaacaataataataataacaataatattaataactaCATTACATGTTTCTTCAGAGAAAGGCAACATAAACAGGCCCCGTACCCCCCCGTTCCAGTGCACAGCTATTTTCTACCCGAAGATAAACGACcagaagaacccccccccccagaggccagtctctctcctgaccAGCCAATCAGTtaaccagtctctctcctgaccAGCCAATCAGTtaaccagtctctctcctgaccAGCCAATCAGTtaaccagtctctctcctgaccAGCCAATCAGTtaaccagtctctctcctgaccAGCCAATCAGTtaaccagtctctctcctgaccAGCCAATCAGTtaaccagtctctctcctgaccAGCCAATCAGTtaaccagtctctctcctgaccAGCCAATCAGTtaaccagtctctctcctgaccAGCCAATCAGTtaaccagtctctctcctgaccAGCCAGTTAACCAATCAGTTCATCTTTCAATTAACCAATCTGGCCTGTTCTTGAATCAACTGGAGGAGTGATTTCATCCACATGAAAATAAAAAGAACTAAAGTTAAAAGGAAGAGTGTTCCCtctgggagcacagagagagggaggtgtgtgtgtgtgtgttccctagtCGCTGAGCGAGTGGTCGGATTACAGTTTAAAAAATCAGTTTAATCTGAAACTCcagatgagggagggagtgtgtgagagagatggaggggaaagggggagtaGCTTGTGTTCCGGTTCAATTGGGGGAGAGGGTTCTAAGAAGGGTTCTAGAATCCAGTGCTGTTCCAAACCATCCCTTCAGTTCAGCTGTCTCTCTCAGGCcatcattccctccctctctccttctctccctcccccataaTAGTAGAGTCTAAGGAACAGAACCAGGGCCGGGGGAACACACTCCGGCGCAGAACCCAGGTCTTTAGCTGGAGAACGTGTCAAAGAACCTCCTCGGCAGAACCTCGGaaccccagagagagaaagagagagcttcgACTTCTGgaacatcctctctcctcccgtaGCCCCCCCAGTCCCTGAACAGCCCCTTCCCCAGATCTTTAGAAAACTGCTTCATCTTCatcattctcttcctcctcctcaccaccaaCATGATCATTCATTGATTCCTTCTCCTTCCactcctcccttcacccctgAACCTcaatccacccccccctccccttccccctccctcacagttTCAGCTCGTTGGCCACCTTGGAGGCGATGTTCTTGAAGGCGATGGAGGTCCCCGAGATCCTCTTGAAGCGCACGCCGTTCAGCGACAGGCGCGGCAGCTTGcacacctccatctcccactGGACGAAGTCGTCCTGGGTGGGGTTCCCGCTCATGCACAGGAGCATGTAGCGCTCGCGGAGCTCGTACTCGCAGCTGTTGGAGTCCAGAACCTTCCGGATCTCCTTCATCATCTCTCCGGGCTCCATGGAGGACGTGGTCTTCATGCTCCAGGTGAAGCGCAGCGAGCGGGGCTtggaggaggcgggggcggcggggggaggGGCGCCGGGCGAGCACGAGGTGacgggcgagggggaggagtcttTGTTTTCGTCGACGCCCCCGCCgccggagggggaggagcttagGCTGGTCTTGTCCGACTTGTCGACGGTGCTGCTGAGCATGgatctggtggaggaggagggagggatgaggggagggataaggtgaggaggggtgaggggagggaggagagaaggagaggagggatgagaggagggagggataaggaATGGTAATATTAACAACTTTCAAACAGCTGTTTGTGTGATTAACACTCACACAATCAATCAAAGTTTGTCGCATACACCAAATTGTTTCAGTGCAGCGAAATTCTTAAGACTTGGCCAGCAACTGAAGCAAGAGACATGCATGTCAAACtaaccctgctacacacacactccaccacacacacaacccctccaccacacacacaacctccttcCACATTCGCACGCCAGCTACCATTCACCAACAGCCCGATCTTTCATCCCTGATTGGTTAAAACTAAAGGGGTtttaccaccaccaccaacaaccAATTAGAGCCCCGGATTAGCTATCTCCCGTCCAATCACAGCCATCTATGCCCTCTGGGATCTACTGATTAGGTCTGATTTAGGGATCGTTTGGTTGGGTCTGGGTTCCTCACCTGCTGCCCTCATCCCGACCCTCTCCCTCATACGGGCTCCTCGAGAAAACATTGGCACAAGTTTAGTCTTTTGGTCatgctaagctaggctaagTCAGACCATTTTAAGCTCATTTAAGATAAGCTATATTGACCCATACAGGCAAACAGTCAGCTTGCTAGCTGATTGGCATTAACTCCACTACAGGCACAGTCACCCTTCTGCCAGTTCATATGCCAGACCGATTCTAGAACACACTCCATCCCTTTCAGTTCTAGAACacactccatccctcttttaGTTCTAGAACACCATTTCAGAGGCTCTCCTTGGGGGAACTGGTAACTGACTGCCAGAAGGACATGCACTAAACTACAGTACCCACAATGCCCTGTGCAGCGCAGCATGGCCTACTGACCTGGATGAGGGGTAAAGAGAGGACCAAAGACAaatacaggaaaggaacagAATACATATAAATGGAATGGTCTAGAATGGAATGGTCTTGAATGGAATGGTCTAGAATGGAATGGTTTGAAATGGAACCATCTCAAATGGAATGGTTTGGAACTGAT
This portion of the Osmerus eperlanus unplaced genomic scaffold, fOsmEpe2.1 SCAFFOLD_640, whole genome shotgun sequence genome encodes:
- the LOC134015501 gene encoding serine/threonine-protein kinase MARK2-like, encoding MLSSTVDKSDKTSLSSSPSGGGGVDENKDSSPSPVTSCSPGAPPPAAPASSKPRSLRFTWSMKTTSSMEPGEMMKEIRKVLDSNSCEYELRERYMLLCMSGNPTQDDFVQWEMEVCKLPRLSLNGVRFKRISGTSIAFKNIASKVANELKL
- the rcor2 gene encoding LOW QUALITY PROTEIN: REST corepressor 2 (The sequence of the model RefSeq protein was modified relative to this genomic sequence to represent the inferred CDS: deleted 2 bases in 2 codons; substituted 1 base at 1 genomic stop codon), with protein sequence MPSVMERSTGVLSRSRAKTITNGKQPHSEEESSDEEHAPDSMIRVGGDYQAQIPEFRPDNPARYSEKDHRSMLVWCPNSLVSDAMLDEYIRMAKEKHGYNMEQALGMLLWHHHDVERSLADLANFTPLPEEWSVEDRVLFEQAFSFHGKSFHRIQQMLPDKLISSLVKYYYSWKKTRTRTSVMDRQARDXGQVRLVHKREREDSNDEVEEGDPGSDSDFEIDTKKEVLKQSSAVPRGSGLVRKESLGAQYRHHPLRARRRPPKGMYLAQEDIMALSSSTDTGPFSLRQLDTHLVSLKRQVQSIKQNNSFVKHSMAEGIDSLRPTEPAPKMTSRWTTEEQLLAVQAIRRYGKDFVAIAEVIGNKTVAQVSSFFVSYRRRFNLDEVLGEWQAEQEVPSAQGNPGKRRPQEVKEPGGGEEVKMEESPPPDSDSPSPPSSTHTPPPLSQPPPLLRPAPPSAPPSLLRQPPPLQTRPLQSRPPPPLIRPAGSQQQGGTVRGASTSSLSSSIPPSLVGLKVEQPSSH